A window of Bradyrhizobium sp. AZCC 1719 genomic DNA:
CAGCGAGACGCCGAGCTCACGTGCCAGCGCCCGTCCCAATTCGACCTGAAATCCTGGCGGATCGCCGGCCTTGTTCGCGAATGGAAGCGAGTTGGGATGAGCACATAATCCGAGCACGCCGGTCGAGCGGATGGCGTCGAGGGGTCGCGCCTGAGCCGAGCCGATCAGCCCGATGACGGCGCCGACCATGAACGGGAGAATTGTCTTCATTCCGTGTCCCCGTGTGGATGTCGCGGGTCTCGGCAGCTCAGCCCTCGCGCGGCTTCAAGGCCCGGATGTACTTGACCATCTGTTCGATCTGCGCGTCGGTGAAGGCCCCAGCGAAACCAGGCATCGCGCCTTCCTTGCCGTTCTTTATGCGGTCACGCAAAAAATCGTCGTCTCGTGGTGAATTCATCAACTGCGGCCCCTTGCCGGCAGCTCGGCCGCCACTGGAGTGACAAAAGCCGCAAGTCCCTGCGAACAACTGCTCGACGTCGAACGTCCCGTTGTCGGGCGCAGGGCTCGCAGGCTGCGTCCGGACCGACCCGGCACACGCCAATGACGCGCCCAGCACCGCCGATAGCAGTGCGATGTTCTTCAAGTGCAATTTCAAAACGTCCGGCTCCATTTCCCTGAAAGCCACCCAGCCGCTTCAACGCACGGGGAGCAGGCTTGCGCCCGCCCCCGGCAGATCGTTTGCGATCGCCTATTTGAGGCTGAAGACGACGAGCATGCCGTCGTCGCGCGGCATGCTCTTGTAGATGCCGCCGAAGTTTGGCCCATACTCGTCTGCCAACATGCCGCCGAAGCCCGCTGTCACGGCAATGTATTGCTTGCCGCCGACAGAGTAGCTGACGATGCCACCCTGATGGCCGGTGCCGTTGTTGTGATTCCACAGCTCGGTCCCTGTTTCGGCATCGTAGGCGTGAATGACGCCGCGCGAATCAGGCACGAACACGAGATTGCCTGCGGTCGCTAGCACACTGCCAAGCGGCGGCTCGGGGTAGCGAACCTCCCATTTCTTAACCCCGGTCACGGGGTCGCGCGCGTCGAGATGACCATAGATCTCGCCGCCCGGAGGAGGCGCCATCTTGAAATCGGCGCCGATGTTAAGCTGTGCCTGTGGAGTCGTCACCGGCGTCGTCTTCTGGACGTCGAGCGTCATGCACCATTCCTGGCCGATCTTGTAGTAGAGGCCCGTTTTCGGACTGTACGACCCGGCATTCCAGCTAATGCCGCCACCAATGAATGGGCAGAGCGGCGGGTCGGTGACCTTCCCCGCAGTGAAGTCGCGACGTCCGATCAGCGCGCCCGTCTTGGGATCGATGTCCTTGACAAAATTGATGTTCTGAACGAGCCGCCAGACGTTCTTCACGGCAAGATTGCGGTCGTAAACAAAGATGAAACCGCCCTTGTTCGGATGGACGATGAGCTTCTGGCCGTCGCGCTCGAGCATCACGAACTCGCCGACGGAGCTGTCAAAGTCCCAGGCGTCGTGCGGCAGCTCCTGATGGTAGAATTTCAATTTGCCGGTATCGATGTCGAGACCGATCACTGAGCTCGTGTAGAGATTGTCGCCGGGACGCGCGCCTTGCGTCTTATAGTCCGCTCCCGACCAATCGTAGAGCGGCGCCGGGTTGGCAGTGCCCCATAGAATCGTGTTGGTCTCGGAATCGTAGGTGCCGGGCATCCAGCCGCCGCCTCCCCCGGTGCGCCAGGAGTCACCGCCCCAGGTCTTCATGGCTTCCTCGGTGCCAGCAACCGTCAGGAACTCCCATTTCTTTTTCCCCGTGGCGGCATCGATGGCGAAGATCGGGCCGCGGCCGGGCCACTCACCGCCCTGCGCGCCAATGATCACCAAGCCCTTGGCATAGAGAGGCGCACCGGTGAAGCCGACCGTCAGCTTCTGGGAATCGATCAGCTTGGTGTCCCACGCCACCCTGCCGGTCTTCGCGTCCAGCGCGATGAGCCGACCGTCCACTGTGCCGACGTAGACTTTGCCTTCTCCAAGGGCGACACCGCGATTGTAGGGCGAGTGCGTCTGCCGCTTGACCAACGCCTCGTCCAGTTCCGGGAAATAGTGCCAGATCAGCTCGCCGGTGGCGCCGTTCAGCGCGAAGGTTCGGCTGTAGGAGCCGGTGTAGTAAAGCACGCCATCAGCCACGAGCGGCATCGACTGCACGCCGCGGGTGGATCTTCCCGGAATATGCATCCAGGCGACACCCAAGTTTCCGACGTTGCTGGTGTTGATCTGAGCGAGCGGGCTGTAGTGATGCGACTTGTACGACCCGTGATAGGTCAGCCAGTCATTCTGGCCGGCGGCCTCGATCCGCGCGGTATCAACCGTTTGTGCAAAGGCTGACGATGCGGCAAGCGTCGCACCGATCGCAACTGCAACGGGCAGAGAAAAATAACCCAAATGCTTCTTCATCCGTATTTCCTCCCCTTGGTTTTGCTCTTGCGCTGGTCACTACACTGTCCGGCCCGCCGCACCTGATCGTCTCCCGAGGCGATCGTTTTGTGCCACGCGCCGGACAATTCCGATTTCCGTTTTCATGAGACGCCCCATCCCGCTCAGGCTCCATCCGGAGCGCAAGCCAACGGTTTCCAGGTCGCGGTCGGCTCGCATCTCAGCAGCCGCTTCCTTGAACAACTGTCCGACACGATCGTGTTCCCTTTGTGGGCGACATCGATGCTGACAGCGACACTGCCGATACCGCAATTGATGCATCGCACCATCGGCTGTCGGCCTACCCTCCGCGCGCGTGGAGCATTCGCAGCACCACGTCCAATTCCTTCCCGGCCTACACGGGCTTTGCTGCAGTTTAGCGCAGTTTCACGGGATCCGCACCCGTTTCGGTCTTGTAAACCCTGACCGAACGCCAGCCGGCACCATTTCGCTCAAATGATCATCGCGATCCTGGCCTACATCGAGGACCGTCATCGAGCGCGGCGCGCGTCGGCTCGCTGGTCTCCATGACGCTCGCCAAGGGCGGCACCGCCACGGCTCCATTCGTGTATGAGGACGATATTGTCGCAGCATTGGCCAATCGCGAGATCGAGGCGGCCGCCGTCACGCCGATGACGGTCGTTCAACCTGCAGCATGCCGACAAACCGTTGCGCCTGATTCCAGCGTTCGACAACGATTCTGATTTGAACTGGAATATTGCGGCGGGGCTGCTGCGCCCCGACGACAAGCTGCAACAGCGTGTCGATGCGGCAATCGAGGCGCTGCTGGCCGATGGCACCATCGCGCGGATCTATGCGCGTTACGGCATCGAGCTGCGGCCTCCGCAGTGAGGCTATCGGATTGGTGTATTGTTATGGGACGTGCGCCCCACGCACATGGGCCGTTACTTGCGTGTTCCGCACCGTGATGACGCGCTTCACGGTAAACTGAGACCCGCCACAGGGCCTTTGTGCTAGTCTGGCGAACGCAGGTTCTGCGTGTGTGCGGTCCAGAAGCATGCCAAGGGAACCAAAAAGGCAATGCATCTTTACCGAGCGTGGTTGGCTGATTGCGCTGGCCGTCGCGGTGGGAATGTTGCTCGGCTTGGCCGGCCCCACCTCTGCACAGTTCTTTAATTTCGGCGGATATCAGCAGGGGCCACAACAGCAACGCGGCGGCGGCTGGTTTGGTAACGAACGCGGTGGCGGCTGGTATGGTAACGACACGTTCGCGCCGTACCAAGAGCACGCGCCGCAGCCTCGTTGGAATGGGCGGCAAGCCCCTCCGCCGCCGCGCGAGGATTTTTCAAAGGCGCCACCGCCCGAGAAACGCAACACTGTATCGGAGCGCCACATACTTGTGCTCGGTGACGCCATGGCAGACTGGCTCGCCTATGGGCTTGAGAACGTCTATGACGACCAGCCTGAGGTGGGTGTGATCCGCAAACACAAGACAGTTTCCGGCCTGATCAAATATCAGCCGAAGGGCGATCCAGCCGATTGGGCCGCCGCCGCCAAAGGCATTCTTGCCGCCGAAAAGGCGGATGCCATTGTCGTCTTGCTCGGGCTTCATGATCGCACCTCAATCCGCGAGCCGGCGGTCGACAAATCCGACAACAAGGCTGGGAACAAGAAGGACGCCAAGGCGAAACCTGATGGCAAGACTTCGAGCGCAAAGCCCGAGGCGAAATCGGATGACGCAGCCAAGGTGCCGGACGCCGAGTTGTCGCCAGACGATGCCGCCGAAAACAGTGAGAAGAGCACGCGTTCGCCGGACGGCATCTACGAGTTTCGCGAGAAGCGCTGGGTCGAACTCTACATGCAAAAGATCGAGGAGATGATCGGCGTACTCAAGTCCAAGGGTGTGCCTGTGCTTTGGGTGGGTCTGCCGGTGGTACGCGGCCCCAAGTCGACCGCCGACACCGCGTTTCTGAATACGCTCTATCGCGATGCGGCCGGCAAGGCCGGCATCACCTATGTCGATGTCTGGGACGGATTTGTCGATGAAACCGGCCGCTTCTTGCAGCACGGCCCCGATTTCGAGGGGCAGACCCGCCGGCTGCGCTCTTCCGATGGTGTGTACTTCACCAAGGCCGGCGCGCTGAAGCTCGCGCATTATGCCGAGCGCGAAATCAACCGCCTGTTGGCTGCGCGTTCCGCGCCGATTGTGCTGCCCACTGAGCCGGCTACACCCGACGCCAGTGCGCGGCCGGATCAGCCGGCGCCGCGTCCGCTCGCCGGGCCGATCGTTCCCTTGGCGCCCTCCTCTGTCGGCACGAATCAATTGCTCGGCGATCCGGGGGGACGGCCTGTGACGATGGATGCGCAAGCGGCGCGGGTCCTGATCACAGGGGAGCCTTTGTCGGCGCCAGCCGGTCGCGCCGACGATTTTGCCTGGCCTCGACGCGAAATCGGACGCGAAGGGGCCAAGGGTGAGACGCCAGTGGCATCAAAATCGCTCGATGCCAACGCGCGGGCGCCGGCGGCATCGCTAAAGCCGAAAAAGCAACGCCGCCAGAACGAGACCAACAATCGCTTTTGACGGTTGCAAAGAATGGCCGAAAGCCCGCTACAGTGCATAGCTATGTGGCTCAATGACAACACTGACGCGAAATCGCGCGAATGGATGCCGTAATCGCTCTCTCCGACTTGTATCCGCCCTCATTGAATTGCGACCCTTGCGTGTCGAATTCGGTGGGTGGGGTACGATATGTTTTCCATCGGCTGTGCCAGGACTTCGTTCGCCAACATCAACGCAAGCCTCATTCGCATTAGCGCGCCTTCGGGTTCGGTCTCTGGGCGAGCATGAAGCGCCGCGCGTTCATTTGTGTTCTCGGCGGTGTCGCTTCGCGATTTTGGCGCCGCGGCCGCATCATCATTGCCGCAATGGCAGCAATGATGCTTCTGCCGATCGAGGTCAGCGACGCGGGCTGGCTGTCGGACGTCTTCAAAGGCTCGTCAAAACAGGCCAAATCGCCAAAACAAGGCAAGCCGTCAAAGCACGTCACTTCGCGCAAGCCAGCCGCTTTGGCGAAGCGAGCCACCTCGTCAAAGCGCCGCACCGTGAAGCTTGCCGCCCTGGGGCCGGTCGCCTTGCCCTCTGCCGCTTTCAAGCCGGCCACACCCCTGTGCGATCCCTCCACGTTTCGGATCGTTCTGGATGTGGGACATACCGCCGAATCAGAAGGCGCGATCAGCGCCCGCAACGTCTCCGAGTTTGTCTTCAATCTGCGCCTTGCGAAGCGGATCGAGGAGAAGTTGAAGGCCGAGGGCTTTCCTGAAACCAAGTTGCTCCTGACCGAGGGCAAGGCGAGGCACAGCCTCTTCAAACGCGTGGCCGCCGCCAACAATCTGCGCGCGGATCTCTTTCTGTCGATCCACCATGATTCCGTGCCCACCAAATTCCTCGAGGACTGGGAGTTCGAGGGAAAGAAAAGCCATTTCAGCGACCGCTTCAGCGGATATTCCGTCTTCGTCTCCCGCAACAATCCGGACTTCAAGACGAGCCTCTCGTTCGCCGAACTGATCGGCAAGGAGATGAAGGCCCAGGGCCTTGATTATGCCAGGCAATATTCCCAGGCGATCATGGGTCGGCATCAGCGTCCGTTACTGAACAAGGAAACCGGCGTCTATCGCTACGATGAGCTCATCGTGCTGAGAAAGACCCGGATGGCTGCCGTCCTGCTGGAAGCGGGCTCGATCATCAACCGGGACGAAGAACTCAAGATGAGTTCGCCTGAGCGGCGGGACATTATCAGCAGCGGTGTCGCGGCGGCGGTGAAGGCATTTTGCGAGCCCCGATGGGCCATGCTCGGTCCGCTCTGACGGCGCGGTAGCGTCGCATCTGGACCCCGCTTGCCGGCTTCAACCCCTTGACTGCTTCTTGATTTCGTCGAATTTGGAAAGCGCTCGTTCAAATTTTTCGTTGAACAGCCACATCGCATCGAGAATTTCGCGGTAGGTCGCGGATGTTTTGGCCCGGTCAGCCCGTCCGAAGGTGAAAACGCTGTTGTTTCGCAGATAGGCCATGATCTTCGGGTCTGAAATTCTGTAGTCAACCAGGTTGCGCGAGCCGAGCGCAGACCTGGTTGGGCTCGGAACAATCTGGATGAGTTCAAAGAGCTTCATCTGATCGATCGGATCTGGCAGTGTTTTCACGATCGCCGGCACCTGCGGAAAGATATCCGCGTGTGCGTTCATGAGGCCATCCCGCACGGCGGTCCAGTGGTTGAACCGATGATCCAGATTGCCAACCCGGGCCTCTTCCTTGTCGTCGCGAAGGCTCATTGCAGGATCAAAGGCTGCTATCGATTTTTTTATCGCCGCCCATTTCTTCCGTCCATTTTGATCTTCGGGTACGCCTGTTTGCAAGCTGCCCTTATATTTGTTCGAGCGCGCATTCCCGATGTTCTGATTGCCATTTGTCTCGGCAAAGAACAGGCCCAGGCTGATACGGCCTGCTGCTTCGGCATTGGCCGCATCAAGGCCCTTGGCTCGCGCAATGGCCGTGCCCAGATCGACAACGTCCTTGAAGGGAGTATCTGAGTTTTGCGCGTTGCCGGGCGGCGCCTGCATCTGGTCGAAAAGTCTCCTGTACTCGTCGAGCAGCGGCTCATTGTCGGCGCTAAAATACGCCGGCGGGATTCCGTATTTGTTGGGCCCACCTATCTTGGACGGAAGAGCGTCGGTAAGATCCTTGTACGCGCTGATCATGTTGTTGCGTGCAAGGTAGAGTGCTTGTCCTGGCAAGTTCGGTAGTCGCTGGTTCGAATTGATCTGCGCGCGCCGCTGGCCCAGGATCGACTCGAAGTTGCTCCGTGCATTATTGTATGTATTGAGCGCATCCGATTGGTTTTTCGTTAGTGTGGCCGGCTCACCCATTGCAGGCGACATGAAGCTGAGATTGCCGATGGCGGCCGCCACGAGCGACGCGACCGTGGCGACGGTCGCATTGGTGGCAACGGAACCCGGCGCAGTGAAGAAGATTCCGAGAGCAAGGGCTGCCGTGGGCGCAGCAGTATGGCTTTTTATCCCCATGGCGATTTTTCCCATGCCCAGTTTCATCGGATCGCGACCGACGCGATCGTAAACAACGAACGGGCAGCTTGGCGAGGCGAAAGCTCCAAATCCGATGCAATGTCGACAGGGATCACCTAAGCGAGCCAGCGCTTGCGTCGCTTGTAGTGCTTCACATCGCGGAATGATTTGCGCTTGTCCCCGGCGATGCCAAGATAGAATTCCTTGACATCCTCATTTGCGGCGAGCGCCCGCGCCTCGCCGTCCATCACTACGCGGCCATTTTCGAGGATGTATCCGTGTCTGGCGTATTTGAGCGCCATATTGGTGTTCTGCTCGGCGAGCAGGAACGTAACATTTTCCCGGACATTGAGATCCTTGACGATCTCGAAGATCTCTTCGACGATCTGCGGAGCGAGGCCCATCGATGGCTCGTCGAGCAGGATCATCTTCGGGCGCGACATCAGCGCACGGCCGATTGCGCACATCTGCTGTTCGCCACCCGACGTATAGCCCGCGGTGGAACCGCGTCGCTCCCTGAGACGGGGAAAATAGGCATAGACCCGCTCGAGATCCTCTGCGATCGCGGACTTGCCGTCCACGCGCGTGAATGCGCCGGTCAGGAGATTTTCTTCGACGGTGAGGTGGGCGAAGCAGCGCCGCCCCTCCATCACCTGAATGCAGCCGCGCCGCACTAGATCGTTTGGCGACAGCGACTGCACTTCGACACCGTCAAACAGGATTGAGCCCTTGGTGACCTCGCCGCGCTCTGAATGCAGCAGATTGGAAATCGCCTTCAGAGTCGTTGTCTTGCCCGCACCATTGGCGCCGAGAAGTGCGACGATTCCGCCCCGCGGCACATCCAGCGATACGCCCTTCAATACCAGGATGACGTGATCGTACACGACCTCGATATTGTTGACCGACAGGAACGGCGCCGCCGCTTCTGTCGTCGTGGCGGCCTTGGGGGTTGACACGCTGCTCCCTCCGAACTGTTGTGGCTTCCGGAATATCCGGGAGGAAGCGAACGTTCCTCCCGGATCTCGGAGATGTTTTCAGCTCTCTTTCGAGCAATCGCGAGGCTGAATCTTCTTGTCCGCGGCATACTTTGCGGAAATTTCGTCAACGAGCGGTTCGGTGTCGGATTGGTTGGCCGTGTACCAGTCGGAGATGATCTTCCAACCCTTGCCGTCCCACTGCTGTACGCGCCCGTCCCGCGCGCCCTCGTGATCGGAGCAGGAAATCTTGATCGGCTTCAACATGCCCTCGAAGCCGAGTTCCTTGAGACGAGCTTCAGAGAGATTGAGGTTCTCAAGACCCCAACGGACCTGCTCGCCCGTCAGCGGCTTCTTGCCGAACTTCTCCTGCGCCTTGCGGATCCCCTCCACCCCGAGCATGGCGTTCACCATACCGCGGTTGTAGAGAACCTCGCCGACCTTGCCGGGCTCCGACGCGCCCTTGCCCTTTGCATAGACGTGCTTCTCGATCTCGGCATGCACGGGGAATTTGCCCGCACCATGCTGAAGCATCAGCGCCTTGTAGCCGACCGCTTGATCGCCTGCCGGCTGCACATCCGGCTCTGCGCCCGACCACCAAACACCGATCATCTTGTCGCGCGGATAGGCAACGGCCGCCGCTTCCTTGACTGCCGTCCCGTTCATGACGCCCCAGCCCCAGACCAAGACATAGTCCGGCCGGTTCTGGCGAATCCCCAGCCATTGCGACTTCTGTTCGACACCGGGATGCGTAACCGGGATCGGCGTGAACTCAAAGCCGTGCTTCTTGGCCAGCACCTGCAGCATCGGGATCGGCTCCTTGCCGTATGGGCTGTCGTGATAGAGCAGCGAGATCTTCTTGCCCTTCAGCTTGTCGACGCCGCCCACCTCCTTGGCAACGTGCTGGATCGCGATATCGGCCGCGGACCAGTACGTGCCGAGCAGCGGGAAATTGTAGGCGAACACGGCGCCGTTCTTGGAATCGGCGCGGCCATAGCCCATGGTGATAATCGGGATCTTGTCAGTCGTGGTTTTCTCGGTCAGGGCGAACGTGATGCCAGTCGACAGCGGATTGACGAAGGCCGCGCCGGTTGGGCCCTTCCCTTTGAGACGCTCGTAACATTCAACGCCCTTGTCGGTGGCGTAGCCGGTTTCGCATTCCTCGACCAGGAGCTTGACGCCGTTGATGCCGCCGTCGCGCTCGTTGACAAGGTTGTAATAGTCGGCCACGCCGTTTGCGTACGGCACGCCATTCACGGCGTACGCGCCCGTTCGGTAGGATAGTATCGGGATGAACTGCTCGCTCTGCGCTGCAGCAGGAGAGGCAAACGCCCCGCCTGAAAGTATGGCTGCAGCAAGTAATAGTTTGTTGCGTACCATCTAACTCTCCTCCTCGTTCAGCCCGTTTTTTCTGTACCGGGTCTTGTTTTCGCGGGCTTCCTCCTATTGCCAACGACCGCCGCTCCGCATTGCGATCTTCGGCTTGCTTCGCACTGCCCGTCCCTTCAGTAGGGAAACGGCCACAGTCTGAGCTTCTCCTTGCCAATCGATATGAGCCGGGCAAACCCATGTGGCTCCTTGATGAGAAGATAGCAGATCAACGATCCAAAGATGATGAATTCCAGATGAGTAATCGTCTCTGTCGACAGCGGCACACCGAGCTGGGTTGGAAGCAGGTTCAGCATGATGGGCAGGATCAGGATAAAGGCCGCACCGATAAATGACCCCATGATCGAACCCAACCCGCCGATGATCACCATGAACAGAAGCTGCAGCGAACGCTCGATCGAGAAGGCGAGCGGCTCCCACGAGCCCAGATAGACGAACGCCCAAAGTGCGCCCGCCACGCCGATGATAAATGAAGAGACCGCGAAAGCTGTAAGCTTCGCGTAGAGTGGCCGGATACCGATGAGCTCCGCGGCTATGTCCATGTCGCGGATTGCCATCCATTGTCTGCCGAGATTGCCTCGAACGAGATTCTTCGCCAGAAACGCGAACACGGTTACAAAGATCAGGCACAGCATATAGCGCTCGATCGGCGTGCCTACGTTCAGACCGAAGAAATCCAGCGTCGGTGCACTGACCGACCCCGACGGCGCATAATTGGTGAACCACGGCACCCGCAGGAACACCCAGTCGAAGAAGAACTGCGCTGCGAGTGTTGCGACCGCCAGATAGAGGCCCTTGATCCGCAGACTGGGAATACCGAAGAGGATGCCGACAACCGCGGCCGCCAGCCCGCCGAGCAAAATAGATAGCAGTACGGGCAACGGCGGGATCGAAATCGCAAAGCCAAGCCAGGCGAGCGGAATATGAACGCCGGTCCCCAACTTGTAGGCCGAGTAAGCGCCGATGGCCATGAACGCGCCGCTGCCGAGCGAGATCTGGCCGCAATAGCCGACAAGAATGTTTACGCCGATAGCGGCAAGCGCGAGGATCAGGAAGGGCAGCAGAATGGCGCGAAGCAGATAGTCGCTGCCGAACGGCCAAATGTCGAAGTCAGCCAGCAGCGGCACGCCAATGAAGGCGATACCAAGCAAGATCGCGAGCGCCATACGGTCCTGGCGGATCGGAAAGATCGCCATATCCTCCGCGTAGGTCGTCTTGAATTGGCCTGCCTCGCGATAAAGCACAACTAACTCCTCATCTCAGATGCGCTCGATGATGCGCTCGCCGAACAGCCCCTGCGGCCGCACGAGCAGCACCGCCAAAGCCAGCACATAGGCGAACCAATATTCGATACCGCCGCCAATATGCGACCCCAGGAACACCTCGGCGAGCTTCTCGCCCGCACCTACAATAAGCCCGCCGACGATCGCTCCTGGGACCGAGGTAAGGCCCCCAATGATCAGGACCGGCAGGGCCTTCAGCGCGAGAAACGTGATCGAGAACTGCACACCCAGCTTGGTACCCCACACGGTCGCCGCAACGAGCGCAACGAGACCGGCAACAAGCCAGACCACAAACCAGATCCAGCCGATTGGAATCCCGACCGACTGCGCTGCCATGTGATCGTCGGCAACCGCCCTGAGTGCGCGACCAGTCTTGGTTTGCTGGAAGAAGATCGCGAGACCCGCGACCAGAATGCCGGCGATAAGGCCGCCCCAGACATCAAGCTGGTTGACCAGAATCCCACCCGGAAAGTGACTTTCGAACAGGAGCCAGATGTCGGTCGGGAACAGCCGCAACGGGTAAACATCGGAACCGAAGATCATCTGCGCCGCACCCTCGAGGACGAATGTCACGCCAATGGTGGACATGAACAGGGTGAGAGCATTCTGATTGACAAGAGGTCCAATCACGAACCGCTCGATCAGCCAGGCCGTTATCGCCATGATCACGGCGGCAAAGCCGATGCCGAGGACGATCGCAACCCAAAGCGGGAAGCCGTTGGCCACGAGGAGATCGAGCGAACGAACCAGCGCCAGCCCGGCGAGCAACACCATTGCGCCTTGCGCAAAATTAAACACGCCGGATGCCTTGAAGATCAACACGAAGCCGAGCGCGACCAGCGAATACAAGAAGCCAGACATCAATCCGCCGATCAGCACCTCCAGAAATTGACCCAATGCGATCACACCATGCTCCCTAGTGCGCGATGCCGAGATAGGCGTCGATGACGCCCTGATCCTTCTTGACCTCATCCGGCGTTCCGTCGGCGATCTTCACGCCATGATCGAGCACCACCACGCGATGAGAGAGATCCATCACCACAGCCATGTCATGCTCGATCAGCGCGATCGTCGTGCCGTAATAATCGTTCACGTCGAGGATAAACCGCGACATGTCCTTCTTCTCTTCGAGGTTCATGCCTGCCATCGGTTCGTCAAGCAGAAGGAGATCGGGCTCCATCGCAAGGGCGCGGCCGAGTTCGACGCGTTTCTGCAGGCCGTATGGCAAGCGCGCGACCGGCACCTTGCGGATCGGTTCGATCTCCAGAAAATCGATGATCTCTTCGACCCGGTGCCGATGCTCGATCTCCTCCGCCAGCGCAGGGCCGTAGCGCAGCATCTGCCACAGAAGGCCCCGCCGCATCTTCAATGTGCGGCCAGCCATGATATTGTCGAGCGCGCTCATTCCCTTGAACAGCGCGACGTTTTGAAAGGTGCGCGCGATGCCGCCACGGGACGCCTCGAACGGCTGCATCTGGGCGCGGGTTCGTCCCTTGAAGGTGATGGCACCACGATTGGGATGATAGAAGCCGTTGATGACGTTGAGCATCGAAGTCTTTCCGGCGCCATTCGGTCCGATGATGGCGCGAATTTCACCTTTCCTGATGTCAAGCGAAACATCCCTCAGCGCTTTCACGCCGCCAAACGCCAGCGATACCCCCTCGACCTGAAGCAGGATTTCGCTCGTGTCCGGCATCCTCATGCGGCCCTCCCCAAGGGTTCCGTCGCGCCAATTGCCGGCACGTCGCGGATCTTTACCCGCGCCGCGATCACGCCTTTGCGGCCATCCTCAAAAGTGACTTCGGTGGAAATGTCGGCTTCATGCGAACCGTCGTAGAGCGCTGTGACCAATGGCCCATAGCGCTCGGCGATGAACCCGCGGCGAACTTTCAGCGTGCGTGTCAATTCGCCATCGTCGGCGTCGAGCTCCTTATGCAGAATCAGAAAGCGCCGAATCTGCGCGCCGGCCAT
This region includes:
- a CDS encoding c-type cytochrome gives rise to the protein MKNIALLSAVLGASLACAGSVRTQPASPAPDNGTFDVEQLFAGTCGFCHSSGGRAAGKGPQLMNSPRDDDFLRDRIKNGKEGAMPGFAGAFTDAQIEQMVKYIRALKPREG
- a CDS encoding pyrroloquinoline quinone-dependent dehydrogenase, coding for MKKHLGYFSLPVAVAIGATLAASSAFAQTVDTARIEAAGQNDWLTYHGSYKSHHYSPLAQINTSNVGNLGVAWMHIPGRSTRGVQSMPLVADGVLYYTGSYSRTFALNGATGELIWHYFPELDEALVKRQTHSPYNRGVALGEGKVYVGTVDGRLIALDAKTGRVAWDTKLIDSQKLTVGFTGAPLYAKGLVIIGAQGGEWPGRGPIFAIDAATGKKKWEFLTVAGTEEAMKTWGGDSWRTGGGGGWMPGTYDSETNTILWGTANPAPLYDWSGADYKTQGARPGDNLYTSSVIGLDIDTGKLKFYHQELPHDAWDFDSSVGEFVMLERDGQKLIVHPNKGGFIFVYDRNLAVKNVWRLVQNINFVKDIDPKTGALIGRRDFTAGKVTDPPLCPFIGGGISWNAGSYSPKTGLYYKIGQEWCMTLDVQKTTPVTTPQAQLNIGADFKMAPPPGGEIYGHLDARDPVTGVKKWEVRYPEPPLGSVLATAGNLVFVPDSRGVIHAYDAETGTELWNHNNGTGHQGGIVSYSVGGKQYIAVTAGFGGMLADEYGPNFGGIYKSMPRDDGMLVVFSLK
- a CDS encoding SGNH/GDSL hydrolase family protein is translated as MPREPKRQCIFTERGWLIALAVAVGMLLGLAGPTSAQFFNFGGYQQGPQQQRGGGWFGNERGGGWYGNDTFAPYQEHAPQPRWNGRQAPPPPREDFSKAPPPEKRNTVSERHILVLGDAMADWLAYGLENVYDDQPEVGVIRKHKTVSGLIKYQPKGDPADWAAAAKGILAAEKADAIVVLLGLHDRTSIREPAVDKSDNKAGNKKDAKAKPDGKTSSAKPEAKSDDAAKVPDAELSPDDAAENSEKSTRSPDGIYEFREKRWVELYMQKIEEMIGVLKSKGVPVLWVGLPVVRGPKSTADTAFLNTLYRDAAGKAGITYVDVWDGFVDETGRFLQHGPDFEGQTRRLRSSDGVYFTKAGALKLAHYAEREINRLLAARSAPIVLPTEPATPDASARPDQPAPRPLAGPIVPLAPSSVGTNQLLGDPGGRPVTMDAQAARVLITGEPLSAPAGRADDFAWPRREIGREGAKGETPVASKSLDANARAPAASLKPKKQRRQNETNNRF
- a CDS encoding N-acetylmuramoyl-L-alanine amidase family protein, giving the protein MKLAALGPVALPSAAFKPATPLCDPSTFRIVLDVGHTAESEGAISARNVSEFVFNLRLAKRIEEKLKAEGFPETKLLLTEGKARHSLFKRVAAANNLRADLFLSIHHDSVPTKFLEDWEFEGKKSHFSDRFSGYSVFVSRNNPDFKTSLSFAELIGKEMKAQGLDYARQYSQAIMGRHQRPLLNKETGVYRYDELIVLRKTRMAAVLLEAGSIINRDEELKMSSPERRDIISSGVAAAVKAFCEPRWAMLGPL
- a CDS encoding ABC transporter ATP-binding protein, which codes for MSTPKAATTTEAAAPFLSVNNIEVVYDHVILVLKGVSLDVPRGGIVALLGANGAGKTTTLKAISNLLHSERGEVTKGSILFDGVEVQSLSPNDLVRRGCIQVMEGRRCFAHLTVEENLLTGAFTRVDGKSAIAEDLERVYAYFPRLRERRGSTAGYTSGGEQQMCAIGRALMSRPKMILLDEPSMGLAPQIVEEIFEIVKDLNVRENVTFLLAEQNTNMALKYARHGYILENGRVVMDGEARALAANEDVKEFYLGIAGDKRKSFRDVKHYKRRKRWLA
- a CDS encoding ABC transporter substrate-binding protein, producing the protein MVRNKLLLAAAILSGGAFASPAAAQSEQFIPILSYRTGAYAVNGVPYANGVADYYNLVNERDGGINGVKLLVEECETGYATDKGVECYERLKGKGPTGAAFVNPLSTGITFALTEKTTTDKIPIITMGYGRADSKNGAVFAYNFPLLGTYWSAADIAIQHVAKEVGGVDKLKGKKISLLYHDSPYGKEPIPMLQVLAKKHGFEFTPIPVTHPGVEQKSQWLGIRQNRPDYVLVWGWGVMNGTAVKEAAAVAYPRDKMIGVWWSGAEPDVQPAGDQAVGYKALMLQHGAGKFPVHAEIEKHVYAKGKGASEPGKVGEVLYNRGMVNAMLGVEGIRKAQEKFGKKPLTGEQVRWGLENLNLSEARLKELGFEGMLKPIKISCSDHEGARDGRVQQWDGKGWKIISDWYTANQSDTEPLVDEISAKYAADKKIQPRDCSKES
- a CDS encoding branched-chain amino acid ABC transporter permease; translation: MLYREAGQFKTTYAEDMAIFPIRQDRMALAILLGIAFIGVPLLADFDIWPFGSDYLLRAILLPFLILALAAIGVNILVGYCGQISLGSGAFMAIGAYSAYKLGTGVHIPLAWLGFAISIPPLPVLLSILLGGLAAAVVGILFGIPSLRIKGLYLAVATLAAQFFFDWVFLRVPWFTNYAPSGSVSAPTLDFFGLNVGTPIERYMLCLIFVTVFAFLAKNLVRGNLGRQWMAIRDMDIAAELIGIRPLYAKLTAFAVSSFIIGVAGALWAFVYLGSWEPLAFSIERSLQLLFMVIIGGLGSIMGSFIGAAFILILPIMLNLLPTQLGVPLSTETITHLEFIIFGSLICYLLIKEPHGFARLISIGKEKLRLWPFPY